From one Lycium ferocissimum isolate CSIRO_LF1 chromosome 7, AGI_CSIRO_Lferr_CH_V1, whole genome shotgun sequence genomic stretch:
- the LOC132064785 gene encoding serine/threonine-protein kinase TOR isoform X2 — translation MATTGQVIRYQPVASTGAGNIDALNRLLSDLCSRPNPKDGAALTLRRLVEEEARDLSGEAFARFMDHLYERITTFLDSNEVSENLGALRAIDELIDVTISENASKVAKFSNYMRAAFETKRDPEILVLASKVLGHLARSGGAMTADEVERQVKVALEWLRGERIEYRRFAAVLILKEMAENASTVFNVHVPEFVDAIWVALRDPTLAVREKAVEALRACLRVIEKRETRWRVQWYYRMFEATQDGLGRNAPVHSIHGSLLAVGELLRNTGEFMMSRYREVAEIVLRYLEHRDRLVRLSITSLLPRIAHFLRDRFVTNYLTICMNHILHVLKIPAERASGFIALGEMAGALDGELINYLPTITSHLRDAIAPRRGRPSLEALACVGNIAKAMGPTMEPHVRGLLDPMFSAGLSLTLVEALEQITESIPPLLPTIQDRLLECISAILSRSHHAMSRQSAALSRGHLATVTPQVPELSGSALVQLALQTLACFNFKGHDLLEFARESVVVYLEDEDGATRKDAALCCCKLVANSFLAISSTQFSPSRINRASGKRRRLVEEIVQKLLIAAVADADVTVRHSIFSSLYADGGFDEFLAQADSLTAIFATLNDEDFEVREYAISLAGRLSEKNPAYVLPALRRHLIQLLTYLEQSADNKCKEESAKLLGCLIRSCERLVLPYVAPIHKALVAKLCEGTGVNANSGIISGVLVTVGDLARVGGFAMRRYISELMPLIVEALLDGAAASKREVAVSTLGQVVQSTGYVITPYNEYPQLLGLLLKLLNGELAWSTRREVLKVLGIMGALDPHVHKRNQQSLPGSHGEVTRVTGDPGQHIRSMDELPMDLWPSFATSEDYYSTVAINSLMRILRDPSLSSYHQKVVGSLMFIFKSMGLGCVPYLPKVLPDLFHIVRTCEDGLKEFITWKLGTLVSIARQHIRKYLPELLSLISELWSSFSLPVANRPVHIAPILHLVEQLCLALNDEFRKYLPDILPCCIQVLTDAERFNDYTYVIPILHTLEVFGGTLDEHMHLLFPALIRLFKVDASVEVRRGAIKTLTRLIPRVQVTGHISSLVHHLKLVLDGNKEELRKDAIDALCCLAHALGEDFTIFIPSIHKLMVKHRLQHKEFEEIQGRLEKREPLIFGSTTAQRLNRRLPVEVISDPLSDGESDHYEVGTDMHKQLRSHQVNDGRLRTAGEASQRSTKEDWAEWMRHFSIELLKESPSPALRTCAKLAQLQPFVGRELFAAGFVSCWSQLNEASQRQLVRSLEMAFSSPNIPPEILATLLNLAEFMEHDERPLPIDIRLLGALAEKCRAFAKALHYKEMEFEGALSNRRDANPVAVVEALIHINNQLHQYEAAVGILTYAQQHLGVQLKESWYEKLQRWDDALKAYTAKATQASSPHLGLDATLGRMRCLAALARWEELNNLCKEYWTPAEPAARLEMAPMAANAAWNMGEWDQMAEYVSRLDDGDETKLRVLGNTASSGDGSSNGTFFRAVLLVRRGKYDEAREYVERARKCLATELAALVLESYERAYSNMVRVQQLSELEEVIEYCTLPIGNPVAEGRRALVRNMWNERIKGAKRNVEVWQVLLAVRALVLPPTEDSETWIKFASLCRKNGRISQARSTLVKLLQFDPETTPATVRYHGPPQVMLAYLKYQWSLGEDHKRKEAFARLQDLAMDLSRTATLQPVMQNALVASSGVPLVARIYLRLGTWKWALSPGLDDDSIQEILSAFRNATHCATKWGKAWHTWALFNTAVMSHYTLRGFANIAAQFVVAAVTGYFHSIACGAHAKGVDDSLQDILRLLTLWFNHGATSEVQMALQKGFTHVNINTWLVVLPQIIARIHSNNHAVRELIQSLLVRIGQSHPQALMYPLLVACKSISNLRRAAAQEVVDKVRQHSGVLVDQAQLVSKELIRVAILWHEMWHEALEEASRLYFGEHNIEGMLKVLEPLHEMLEEGAMRSNTTIKEKAFIQAYRLELLEAFECCMKYRRTGKDAELTQAWDLYYHVFRRIDKQLQTLTTLDLQSVSPELLECRNLELAVPGTYRADKEVVTIASFAPQLVVITSKQRPRKLTIHGSDGKDYAFLLKGHEDLRQDERVMQLFGLVNTLLENSRKTAEKDLSIQRYDVIPLSPNSGLIEWVPNCDTLHQLIREYRDARKITLNQEHKLMLSFAPDYDNLPLISKVEVFEYALQNTEGNDLSRVLWLKSRTSEVWLDRRTNYTRSLAVMSMVGYLLGLGDRHPSNLMLHRYSGKILHIDFGDCFEASMNREKFPEKVPFRLTRMLVKAMEVSGIEGNFRSTCENVMQVLRLHKDSVMAMMEAFVHDPLINWRLFNFNEVPQMSTLAGAHPPVVNSEESSSNRELLQPQRGARERELLQAVNQLGDANEVLNERAVAVMARMSNKLTGRDFAATSASSSSLQHALDHSTLISGETREADHGLSVKLQVQKLIQQAMSHENLCQNYVGWCPFW, via the exons ATGGCTACCACAGGTCAGGTGATCCGTTATCAACCAGTTGCAAGTACCGGTGCTGGAAATATTGATGCTCTTAATAGACTTCTTTCTGACCTTTGTAGTAGACCCAATCCTAAG GATGGGGCTGCATTGACCTTGAGGCGGCTCGTAGAGGAAGAAGCTCGTGATCTTAGTGGAGAAGCTTTTGCTCGTTTTATGGATCATCTATATGAACGTATTACTACATTTCTTGATAGTAATGAAGTTTCTGAAAATCTGGGAGCGTTGAGGGCTATTGACGAGCTAATAGATGTCACCATCAGCGAAAATGCATCGAAAGTGGCAAAATTCTCCAATTACATGCGAGCTGCTTTTGAAACAAAACGTGATCCTGAAATCTTGGTCCTTGCTAGTAAAGTTCTTGGTCACCTAGCTAGATCTGGTGGTGCAATGACTGCTGATGAAGTGGAACGTCAG GTAAAAGTTGCACTAGAATGGCTTCGTGGTGAAAGAATTGAGTATCGTCGCTTTGCCGCTGTCTTAATATTAAAG gaaatGGCAGAAAATGCTTCAACCGTTTTCAATGTTCACGTGCCGGAGTTTGTGGATGCTATTTGGGTTGCTCTGAGGGATCCAACATTGGCTGTTCGAGAAAAGGCTGTTGAGGCATTGCGTGCCTGCCTTCGTGTTATTGAAAAGCGTGAGACACGGTGGCGTGTTCAGTG GTATTATCGAATGTTTGAGGCTACACAAGATGGATTGGGCAGAAATGCGCCTGTTCATAGTATACATGGCTCCCTTCTCGCAGTCGGGGAGCTGCTAAG GAACACAggagagttcatgatgtcaagATACAGGGAGGTTGCTGAAATTGTTCTAAGGTACCTGGAGCACCGAGATCGCCTAGTTCGTCTCAGCATAACTTCTCTGCTTCCTCGAATTGCCCATTTCCTGCGTGATCGATTTGTGACTAACTATTTAACG ATATGCATGAATCATATACTTCACGTCCTTAAAATACCTGCAGAACGTGCCAGTGGGTTCATCGCTCTTGGGGAGATGGCTGGTGCTCTGGATGGTGAACTCATTAACTATTTGCCGACAATAACCTCTCACTTGCGTGATGCG ATTGCTCCTCGTAGAGGCAGACCGTCACTTGAGGCGCTAGCAtgtgttggaaatattgcaAAAGCAATGGGCCCAACCATGGAGCCTCATGTTCGTGGTCTCTTGGATCCTATGTTTTCTGCTGGGCTTTCCCTGACACTGGTGGAAGCATTGGAGCAAATAACTGAAAG CATTCCACCATTGTTGCCGACCATTCAGGATCGGCTGCTTGAATGTATCTCAGCAATCCTTTCAAGATCTCATCATGCAATGTCAAGACAATCAGCTGCTTTGAGTCGAGGGCATCTTGCAACAGTTACCCCCCAAGTACCAGAACTGAGTGGTTCTGCGCTAGTGCAACTTGCTCTGCAAACTCTTGCTTGTTTTAATTTCAAG GGCCATGATCTTCTTGAGTTTGCAAGGGAGTCTGTTGTTGTATATTTAGAAGATGAGGATGGAGCTACACGGAAGGATGCTGCGCTGTGTTGCTGCAAACTAGTAGCAAATTCTTTCTTGGCGATCTCTTCTACCCAGTTTAGTCCAAGTAGAATCAATCGTGCCAGTGGAAAGCGACGTCGACTTGTTGAAGAG ATTGTGCAAAAACTTCTCATTGCTGCTGTTGCTGATGCTGATGTTACTGTTCGGCATTCTATTTTTTCCTCGCTATATGCTGATGGAGGATTCGACGAGTTTCTGGCTCAGGCTGATAGTTTGACAGCTATATTTGCCACTTTAAATGACGAG GATTTTGAAGTTCGTGAGTATGCAATTTCACTAGCTGGCAGACTATCTGAAAAGAATCCAGCATATGTTCTTCCAGCACTTCGTCGCCATCTTATTCAGCTGTTAACTTACCTAGAACAAAG TGCAGACAATAAGTGTAAAGAAGAGAGTGCAAAGTTATTGGGTTGCTTGATTCGCAGTTGTGAACGCTTAGTTCTTCCATACGTTGCTCCTATACACAAG GCTCTTGTTGCGAAACTCTGTGAGGGCACAGGGGTCAACGCGAATAGTGGCATTATTAGTGGAGTTCTAGTGACTGTTGGAGATCTTGCAAGAGTG GGTGGCTTTGCCATGCGGCGGTATATTTCAGAACTTATGCCATTAATTGTTGAAGCTTTACTTGATGGGGCTGCTGCTTCCAAGCGTGAAGTGGCTGTTTCAACACTTGGTCAAGTTGTACAGAGTACAGG ATATGTCATAACTCCATACAATGAGTATCCTCAGTTGCTTGGGTTGCTCTTGAAGCTGCTCAATGGTGAACTGGCTTGGTCAACTAGAAGAGAGGTTTTGAAG GTTCTTGGCATCATGGGTGCTTTAGATCCCCATGTGCATAAGCGCAATCAGCAAAGCTTACCTGGATCCCATGGTGAAGTTACACGGGTGACTGGTGATCCTGGTCAACATATAAGATCAATGGATGAATTGCCTATGGATCTGTGGCCATCCTTTGCAACATCGGAAGATTATTACTCAACT GTTGCTATCAACTCACTCATGCGGATTCTCAGGGATCCATCTCTGTCAAGTTACCACCAGAAAGTGGTTGGATCtcttatgtttattttcaag TCAATGGGCCTCGGCTGTGTCCCTTATTTGCCTAAG GTTTTGCCTGATCTCTTTCACATTGTGCGCACATGTGAGGATGGTCTAAAAGAATTTATAACATGGAAACTTGGAACCTTGGTATCTATTGCACGACAG CACATCCGTAAATATCTGCCAGAGTTGCTCTCTCTGATATCAGAATTATGGTCATCGTTCAGCTTGCCTGTTGCTAACAGACCTGTTCACATTGCTCCG aTTCTGCATCTCGTGGAGCAACTTTGCTTGGCACTCAACGATGAATTCAGAAAGTATCTTCCTGATATACTTCCCTGTTGTATTCAAGTTCTTACTGATGCGGAGAGGTTTAATGACTACACATATGTTATTCCTATTCTCCACACCCTCGAAGTTTTTGGTG GGACATTAGATGAGCATATGCATCTGCTTTTTCCTGCACTTATTCGGTTGTTTAAAGTGGACGCTTCAGTAGAAGTAAGACGTGGTGCAATCAAAACTCTTACAAGATTGATACCTCGTGTGCAG GTTACTGGACACATATCTTCTCTTGTGCATCACTTGAAGCTTGTCTTGGACGG GAACAAGGAAGAGCTCAGGAAGGATGCTATTGATGCACTTTGTTGTCTAGCTCATGCTCTTGGAGAGGACTTCACCATTTTTATTCCTTCTATTCACAAGCTTATGGTTAAACATAGGCTGCAG CACAAGGAATTTGAAGAAATCCAGGGACGACTGGAAAAACGTGAGCCACTGATTTTTGGGAGCACCACGGCTCAGAGATTAAATCGGCGGCTCCCGGTTGAGGTCATCAGTGATCCTTTAAGTGATGGAGAGAGTGACCACTACGAGGTTGGGACGGACATGCATAAGCAGCTCAGAAGCCATCAG GTCAATGATGGCAGATTGCGTACCGCTGGTGAGGCTTCTCAACGGAGTACTAAAGAGGATTGGGCAGAGTGGATGAGGCATTTCAGTATTGAACTTCTGAAAGAATCACCAAGTCCAGCATTAAGAACATGTGCAAAACTGGCTCAACTGCAG CCTTTTGTTGGGCGGGAGCTGTTTGCTGCAGGTTTTGTTAGTTGCTGGTCACAACTTAATGAAGCTAGTCAAAGGCAGCTAGTACGGAGTTTAGAAATGGCATTTTCTTCTCCAAATATCCCACCTGAAATTCTTGCTACACTTCTGAACTTG GCGGAGTTTATGGAACATGATGAGAGACCCCTTCCTATTGATATTCGTCTGCTTGGTGCTCTAGCGGAGAAG TGTCGAGCATTTGCAAAGGCCCTACACTACAAggaaatggaatttgaaggtGCACTTTCAAATAGGAGGGATGCCAATCCTGTTGCTGTAGTTGAAGCTCTAATCCATATAAATAATCAATTACATCAATATGAG GCAGCTGTTGGAATATTAACATATGCTCAGCAGCATTTGGGGGTTCAATTGAAGGAATCATG GTATGAGAAATTGCAACGCTGGGACGATGCTCTTAAAGCATACACTGCTAAGGCGACACAAGCTTCGAGTCCACATCTCGGTTTGGATGCTACTCTAG GACGTATGCGATGCCTTGCTGCTCTAGCTCGGTGGGAGGAGCTTAACAATCTTTGTAAGGAATACTGGACGCCAGCTGAGCCAGCAGCTCGATTGGAAATGGCACCAATG GCTGCTAATGCTGCCTGGAACATGGGTGAGTGGGATCAGATGGCAGAATATGTTTCTCGGCTTGATGATGGTGATGAAACCAAACTCCGTGTCTTGGGAAATACTGCTTCCAGCGGTGATGGAAGTAGTAATGGCACCTTTTTTAGGGCAGTTCTTCTAGTTCGTCGAGGGAAG TACGACGAAGCACGTGAATATGTTGAAAGAGCAAGGAAATGTTTGGCAACCGAGCTTGCTGCACTG GTTCTTGAGAGCTATGAACGTGCTTACAGCAACATGGTTCGCGTTCAGCAGCTTTCTGAATTAGAAGAG GTCATTGAGTACTGTACTCTTCCTATAGGAAACCCTGTTGCCGAAGGAAGAAGAGCCCTTGTTCGCAATATGTGGAATGAACGCATAAAGGGTGCAAAAAGAAACGTTGAG GTCTGGCAAGTACTTTTAGCTGTGAGGGCACTTGTATTGCCTCCTACAGAAGATTCAGAAACATGGATCAAGTTTGCATCACTCTGCAGGAAAAATGGCAGAATTAGCCAAGCTAGATCTACGTTGGTTAAACTCTTACAG TTCGATCCTGAAACGACTCCTGCAACTGTGCGATATCACGGCCCCCCTCAGGTGATGCTAGCATATTTAAAGTACCAATGGTCACTTGGCGAGGATCATAAGCGAAAGGAAGCCTTTGCTAGGTTGCAG GACCTTGCCATGGACCTCTCAAGAACAGCAACTCTTCAACCGGTAATGCAGAATGCATTAGTTGCTTCTTCAGGCGTGCCACTTGTTGCTCGTATATACCTCAGGCTCGGCACTTGGAAGTGGGCACTTTCTCCTGGTTTGGATGATGATTCCATACAAG AAATTCTTAGTGCATTTAGAAATGCTACTCACTGTGCAACGAAGTGGGGAAAAGCCTGGCACACTTGGGCACTTTTCAATACAGCAGTGATGTCTCATTACACTCTGAGAGGTTTTGCAAATATTGCTGCACAGTTTGTTGTTGCTGCCGTAACTGGTTATTTTCACTCTATAGCTTGCGGAGCACATGCTAAGGGTGTTGATGATAGTTTACAG GATATTCTTCGTCTTCTTACTTTGTGGTTCAACCATGGAGCTACTTCTGAGGTCCAAATGGCATTACAGAAAGGATTTACACATGTTAACATCAACACATGGTTGGTTGTTTTGCCTCAGATTATCGCCCGGATACATTCAAATAACCATGCTGTCAGAGAACTGATACAGTCCTTGTTAGTGCGAATTGGACAGAGTCATCCACAG GCTCTTATGTATCCACTTCTTGTGGCATGTAAGTCAATTAGCAATTTGCGCAGAGCTGCAGCTCAAGAAGTGGTTGATAAAGTTAGGCAGCATAGTGGCGTACTCGTTGATCAG GCCCAACTTGTCTCAAAGGAGCTTATCAGGGTTGCGATACTTTGGCATGAAATGTGGCACGAGGCATTGGAAGAGGCCAGCCGTCTGTATTTTGGCGAACACAACATTGAGGGCATGCTGAAGGTGTTAGAGCCTCTGCATGAAATGCTTGAGGAAGGAGCAATGAGGAGTAATACCACTATAAAGGAGAAAGCATTCATCCAG GCATACCGTCTTGAGTTGTTGGAAGCCTTTGAATGCTGTATGAAGTATCGGAGAACTGGCAAAGATGCTGAATTAACACAG GCTTGGGATCTCTATTACCATGTATTCAGGCGGATAGATAAGCAGCTTCAAACACTCACAACCCTGGATTTACAG TCCGTTTCCCCCGAGTTACTAGAGTGTCGAAATTTGGAGCTAGCTGTTCCTGGAACTTATCGAGCAG ATAAGGAAGTGGTGACAATTGCATCATTTGCACCCCAACTTGTTGTAATCACATCCAAACAACGACCTCGTAAATTGACAATCCATGGGAGTGATGGAAAAGACTATGCTTTCTTGCTCAAAGGGCATGAAGATTTACGCCAGGATGAACGTGTCATGCAG TTGTTTGGTCTGGTTAATACTTTGCTGGAGAACTCGAGAAAGACTGCAGAGAAAGATTTATCAATTCAACGATATGATGTCATTCCATTGTCCCCTAATAGTGGACTGATAGAATGGGTTCCAAATTGTGACACCTTGCACCAGCTTATTCGGGAATATAGGGATGCCCGGAAG ATCACCCTAAATCAAGAGCATAAATTGATGCTGAGTTTTGCACCGGATTATGATAATTTGCCACTTATTTCTAAGGTGGAGGTGTTTGAATATGCTTTGCAAAATACAGAAGGGAATGACTTATCAAGG GTTCTTTGGTTAAAGAGTCGCACTTCTGAGGTCTGGCTGGACAGAAGAACAAATTACACAAGAAGTTTGGCTGTCATGAGCATG